A section of the Pedobacter sp. HDW13 genome encodes:
- a CDS encoding chromate transporter — MANQKYTRKDITLYFLRLGTWGFGGPVALVGYMHRDLVEQKAWLTEEEYKEGLALAQLAPGPLAAQLGIYIGFVHYGLLGATLTGLAFVLPSFIMVVLLGMVYQSYAGLSWMSEVFYGVGAAVIGIIALSAYKLTVKSVGKLNFAAIKTNWLLWVFYLIAIITTIVTQQEQILLFIGCGLLYMAVKAPPHWIKRPKALPIVLLSGMGFWNYSKATLIEIGLFFLKAGTFVFGSGLAIVPFLHSGVVSEYKWLSESQFVDAVAVAMITPGPVVITVGFIGYLVNGFPGAAVAAAATFLPCFLFTVVLAPYFKKIAKNTSIKAFVEGITAAVIGALVGSVVVIATRSIIDLPTALIAVASGIALVYIKKLQEPHIIIAAALLGIIIKSI; from the coding sequence ATGGCTAACCAAAAATATACACGGAAAGATATTACCCTTTACTTTTTGCGATTGGGTACCTGGGGCTTTGGGGGCCCCGTAGCACTTGTGGGTTATATGCACCGCGATTTGGTAGAGCAAAAAGCCTGGTTAACGGAAGAAGAATATAAAGAAGGGTTGGCTCTGGCTCAGCTGGCACCAGGCCCGCTGGCTGCACAACTGGGCATTTACATTGGTTTTGTACATTATGGCCTGCTGGGTGCCACACTTACCGGCCTGGCATTTGTACTCCCCTCATTTATTATGGTGGTTTTGCTTGGCATGGTTTATCAGTCATACGCCGGTCTGAGCTGGATGAGTGAGGTATTTTATGGCGTTGGCGCGGCCGTAATTGGTATCATTGCCTTGAGCGCCTATAAACTTACAGTCAAATCGGTAGGTAAGCTAAACTTTGCGGCTATAAAAACGAACTGGCTGCTGTGGGTATTTTATTTAATAGCCATTATTACAACCATTGTTACCCAACAAGAACAAATTTTATTGTTTATTGGCTGCGGGCTACTTTACATGGCTGTTAAAGCACCTCCCCACTGGATAAAAAGGCCCAAAGCCCTGCCTATAGTATTACTTAGCGGTATGGGCTTTTGGAACTACTCTAAAGCTACGCTTATAGAAATAGGCTTGTTCTTTTTAAAAGCAGGCACATTTGTATTTGGTAGCGGACTGGCCATTGTGCCTTTTCTACATAGTGGCGTAGTAAGCGAATACAAATGGCTAAGCGAATCGCAGTTTGTAGATGCTGTGGCAGTGGCCATGATTACCCCTGGGCCAGTGGTAATTACTGTTGGTTTTATTGGTTATCTGGTAAACGGCTTTCCGGGAGCAGCTGTAGCGGCGGCGGCTACATTTTTACCTTGCTTCCTTTTTACAGTGGTGTTGGCTCCTTATTTTAAAAAGATTGCCAAAAACACCAGCATCAAGGCTTTTGTTGAAGGTATTACCGCAGCAGTAATAGGCGCATTGGTGGGTTCGGTTGTGGTAATTGCCACCCGTTCTATTATCGATTTGCCTACCGCACTGATTGCTGTAGCCAGCGGTATTGCCCTCGTTTATATAAAGAAACTACAGGAACCACATATCATTATTGCAGCGGCCTTACTGGGCATTATAATTAAGAGCATTTAA
- a CDS encoding chromate resistance protein ChrB domain-containing protein encodes MKWITRERPKIDRIACPWLILRFIDADAEILYVPYNEVLEKTAETGAIPFDMPGVEYSHYDDQCTFDYFIKKHSLKDDALARVAAIVRGADTDRHDFAPQAAGLEAVFSGLAYQIKNDQELLQLGLTIYDGLYAWATHLYQLKHTQSGPVEQLLLQVYNQYLKQEKDKKAPVWAQTLKEMIQDQLDTNMTLSLQQASEELEINPAYLSREFSKYFDNLTFGDYMRKLRVEKAIQFMSHENYSLTEIAYLTGFSDQSHFNRIFKKHTGKNPLDYKKSLRLGKKDTK; translated from the coding sequence ATGAAATGGATTACCCGAGAACGCCCTAAGATTGACCGTATTGCCTGTCCCTGGCTTATTCTCCGCTTTATTGATGCAGATGCTGAGATTTTGTATGTGCCTTACAACGAGGTACTCGAAAAAACTGCAGAAACAGGTGCTATACCTTTCGATATGCCGGGGGTAGAATACAGCCATTATGACGACCAGTGTACTTTTGATTATTTTATTAAAAAACACAGCTTAAAGGATGATGCGCTGGCACGTGTTGCAGCCATAGTACGCGGAGCGGATACCGACCGGCACGATTTTGCACCGCAGGCGGCAGGCCTGGAGGCTGTTTTTTCGGGGCTGGCCTACCAAATTAAAAACGACCAGGAGCTTTTGCAGCTTGGCCTAACCATTTACGATGGTCTTTATGCCTGGGCCACCCATTTATATCAATTGAAACATACGCAGAGTGGCCCTGTAGAACAACTGCTGTTACAGGTTTACAACCAATACCTTAAACAGGAAAAAGACAAGAAAGCACCGGTTTGGGCGCAAACGCTCAAAGAAATGATACAAGACCAGCTCGACACCAACATGACCCTGAGTTTGCAGCAGGCATCAGAAGAGCTGGAAATTAACCCGGCCTACCTCTCTCGCGAGTTTTCTAAATATTTCGACAACCTTACATTTGGCGATTACATGCGCAAACTCCGGGTAGAGAAAGCCATTCAATTCATGAGTCACGAAAATTACTCGCTTACAGAGATTGCTTACCTTACTGGCTTTTCCGATCAGAGCCATTTTAACCGCATTTTTAAAAAACACACCGGCAAAAACCCGCTCGATTATAAAAAAAGTTTGCGTTTAGGTAAAAAGGATACAAAATAG
- a CDS encoding AraC family transcriptional regulator codes for MIIDHKKYDLFGKSMVQSIRIKAPFTFDFPITDNACFLYMLQGEMQYHRDEDLVNIPHKHALFLNCIQASKTISNLNTEGGVNEIMVVNFHPDILKRIYDREMPVILQAPERVVSNKSIEVLNNNFLIEKYIEGLLFYFQHPALVNEDILVLKLKEIILLLAQTPNARAIQTIFAQLFSPTTYTFKQIIEANLFTQLSIDALAQLNNLSISSFKREFARHYNDTPANYIKTKKLEKAAELLLISTERIKDIAFNCGFNDLANFTKSFREKYQCTPSAFRLG; via the coding sequence ATGATTATCGATCATAAAAAGTATGACTTGTTTGGCAAATCCATGGTGCAGAGCATCAGGATAAAGGCACCCTTTACCTTCGATTTCCCAATTACCGATAATGCCTGCTTTTTGTACATGCTACAGGGTGAAATGCAATACCATCGTGATGAAGACCTGGTGAACATACCGCATAAGCATGCGTTGTTTTTAAATTGCATCCAGGCCAGCAAAACCATCAGCAACCTGAATACGGAGGGTGGCGTTAACGAAATTATGGTAGTTAATTTTCACCCCGATATTTTAAAACGGATTTACGACCGCGAAATGCCGGTGATACTGCAGGCACCGGAACGCGTGGTTTCGAACAAGAGTATTGAGGTTTTAAACAACAATTTTTTAATTGAAAAATATATAGAAGGCCTGCTGTTTTATTTTCAGCACCCGGCACTGGTTAACGAAGATATACTGGTTTTAAAACTGAAAGAAATTATCCTGCTACTGGCACAAACGCCTAATGCCCGGGCCATACAAACTATATTTGCCCAGCTGTTTTCGCCCACTACCTACACTTTTAAGCAAATTATTGAGGCCAACCTGTTTACCCAACTCAGTATCGATGCCCTTGCCCAGTTGAATAATTTGAGCATTTCTTCTTTTAAACGCGAATTTGCCAGGCATTATAACGATACGCCTGCCAATTATATTAAAACCAAAAAACTCGAAAAGGCTGCGGAGCTACTGCTTATTTCAACCGAAAGGATTAAAGACATTGCTTTTAATTGTGGCTTTAACGATCTGGCTAATTTTACCAAAAGCTTTCGGGAGAAGTATCAATGTACGCCGAGTGCGTTTCGTTTGG